Proteins encoded by one window of Girardinichthys multiradiatus isolate DD_20200921_A chromosome 14, DD_fGirMul_XY1, whole genome shotgun sequence:
- the cd99l2 gene encoding CD99 antigen-like protein 2: protein MLMHRSVYVLFILALLQPLQVLSGVDLNLADALDDEDNKARPTSVDLLNWVATVSTTTTKASAKVKPKIPTSTMVARKPKSKPAGNDFDLADALDKNQKPGGAFSDSELEGVSRDDTYKPDKGKGGHQKGDTNQSTHDESRETTAEVGTIAGIISTVGIALVGAISSYITYQKKKLCFSIQQSLNADISKSEIPEGVVATEPNAQQTLLEQPKTGPPSDENVV from the exons ATGTTGATGCATCGCTCTGTGTATGTCCTGTTTATCCTGGCGCTTTTGCAGCCGCTCCAAG TCCTGTCTGGAGTTGACTTGAACCTGGCAGATGCTTTGGATGATGAGGACAATAAAGCAC GCCCTACTTCAGTGGATTTGCTGAACTGGGTTGCCACAGTGAGTACTACTACCACCAAAGCCTCAGCAAAGGTCAAGCCCAAGATCCCTACAAGTACTATGGTCGCAAGAAAGCCAAAATCCAAGCCAG CTGGAAATGACTTTGATCTTGCAGATGCCTTGGATAAAAACCAGAAGCCAGGAG GTGCATTTTCTGACAGTGAACTGGAGGGTGTGAGCAGGGATGATACTTACAAACCTGACAAAGGAAAAG GAGGGCATCAAAAAGGTGACACCAACCAGAGTACCCATGATGAAAGCAGGG AGACCACTGCAGAGGTTGGCACTATTGCAGGAATTATTAGTACAGTTGGCATAGCACTGGTTGGTGCCATCAGCAGCTACATAACCTACCAGAAGAAGAAGTTGTGCTTCAGTATACAAC agagCCTGAACGCTGACATTAGTAAGTCTGAGATCCCTGAGGGAGTAGTGGCAACAGAGCCTAATG CACAACAGACACTTCTGGAACAACCAAAGACTGGACCACCTAGTGACGAGAATGTAGTTTAG